The following proteins are encoded in a genomic region of Thioclava nitratireducens:
- the topA gene encoding type I DNA topoisomerase, whose protein sequence is MAVVVVESPAKAKTINKYLGSDYTVLASFGHVRDLPPKDGSVDPEHDFEMKWEVASDSKKHIKAITDALKDDDTLILATDPDREGEAISWHLQEALEKKLKGKNVSRVTFNAITKTAIQEAMKHPRDVDAPLVEAYLARRALDYLVGFNLSPVLWRKLPGAKSAGRVQSVCLRLIVEREMEIEAFKPREYWTVKVILTTPRGQEYEARLSVLGGKKLEKYDLENETAAEMAVQAITSRDLSVTSVEAKPANRNPYPPFMTSTLQQEASRKFGFGARATMSAAQRLYEAGHITYMRTDGIDMAPEAVMQARDAIKDKFGDSYVPKSPRMYKNKAKNAQEAHECIRPTDMSKSPDKLKLSDDQWKLYDLIWKRTIASQMEAARFERTTVLVGSGDEQVELRATGSVVVFDGFLKVYDQGRDDDEGEDSNRLPQIHEGEEAKKGDITPEQHFTQPPPRYTEATLVKRMEELGIGRPSTYASIVTTIQDRGYVRKDKNRLIPEDTGRLVTAFLSNYFKRYVEYDFTADLEDQLDDISAGDRDYKEVLKRFWRDFSAALEETSELRISEVLDKIDEVLAPHLYPPRPDGSDPRICPLCGSGKLHLKTARSGGAFIGCGNYPECRFTRPLSAPDGDDEVQALDGKVLGYDEEQAITLRVGRFGPYVQKGEPTEDVPKPPRASLPKGWKPEEIDLEKALLLLSLPREIGPHPEDGELVEAGIGRYGPYVKKGRIYANLPEVDEVFTIGMNRAVEVIAQKAAKGGRGAAAKPLKELGEHPEGGPITVMPGRYGPYVKWGKINATLPKELEPEAVTLEDALPLIEAKAAKKGGTKKKAAPKKTTAKKPAAKKPAAKKTAAKKPAAKKTAAKKTDEE, encoded by the coding sequence ATGGCCGTTGTCGTCGTCGAATCCCCTGCCAAGGCCAAGACGATCAACAAGTATCTAGGGTCCGATTACACCGTTCTTGCCTCCTTCGGTCACGTCCGCGATCTGCCTCCGAAAGACGGTTCGGTCGATCCCGAGCACGATTTCGAGATGAAATGGGAAGTCGCTAGCGACTCGAAAAAGCACATCAAGGCGATCACCGACGCGCTGAAAGATGACGACACGCTGATCCTCGCAACCGACCCCGATCGCGAAGGCGAAGCCATCTCGTGGCACCTGCAGGAAGCGCTGGAGAAGAAGCTCAAGGGCAAGAACGTCTCCCGCGTCACCTTCAACGCGATCACCAAGACCGCAATCCAAGAAGCGATGAAGCATCCGCGCGATGTCGATGCCCCGCTGGTGGAGGCCTATCTCGCCCGCCGCGCACTCGATTACCTCGTGGGCTTCAACCTCTCGCCGGTTCTCTGGCGCAAGCTGCCTGGCGCGAAATCGGCGGGCCGTGTCCAGTCGGTTTGCCTGCGCCTCATCGTCGAGCGCGAGATGGAGATCGAAGCCTTCAAACCGCGTGAATACTGGACGGTGAAGGTGATCCTGACGACGCCGCGCGGTCAGGAATACGAAGCGCGCCTGTCGGTTCTCGGCGGCAAGAAGCTCGAGAAATATGACCTCGAGAACGAGACCGCAGCCGAGATGGCGGTGCAGGCGATCACCTCGCGCGATCTCAGTGTGACCTCGGTCGAGGCGAAGCCCGCCAACCGCAACCCCTACCCGCCCTTCATGACCTCGACGCTGCAGCAGGAAGCCAGCCGCAAGTTCGGCTTCGGTGCGCGCGCCACGATGTCGGCGGCGCAGCGTCTCTACGAGGCGGGGCACATCACCTATATGCGGACCGACGGCATCGACATGGCCCCCGAGGCGGTGATGCAGGCGCGCGATGCGATCAAGGACAAGTTCGGCGACAGCTACGTCCCGAAAAGCCCGCGCATGTACAAGAACAAGGCGAAGAACGCGCAGGAAGCGCACGAATGTATCCGCCCCACGGATATGTCGAAATCGCCCGACAAGCTGAAGCTCTCCGACGATCAGTGGAAGCTGTATGATCTGATCTGGAAACGCACGATCGCGTCGCAGATGGAAGCGGCCCGGTTCGAGCGGACGACCGTTCTCGTCGGCTCCGGCGACGAACAGGTGGAACTGCGCGCGACCGGCTCCGTCGTTGTGTTCGACGGCTTCCTGAAAGTCTACGATCAGGGCCGCGACGACGATGAGGGCGAGGACAGCAACCGTCTGCCGCAGATCCACGAGGGCGAAGAGGCGAAGAAGGGCGACATCACGCCCGAGCAGCACTTCACCCAACCGCCGCCGCGCTACACCGAGGCGACCTTGGTCAAGCGGATGGAAGAGCTCGGCATCGGGCGCCCCTCCACCTATGCCTCGATTGTCACGACGATTCAGGATCGCGGCTATGTCCGCAAGGACAAGAACCGCCTGATCCCGGAAGATACCGGGCGCTTGGTGACGGCCTTCCTGTCGAACTACTTCAAGCGCTACGTGGAATACGATTTCACCGCCGATCTGGAAGATCAGCTCGACGATATCTCCGCAGGCGATCGCGACTATAAGGAAGTGCTCAAGCGCTTCTGGCGCGATTTCTCGGCAGCGTTGGAAGAGACGTCGGAGCTGCGGATCTCGGAAGTGCTCGACAAGATCGACGAGGTTCTGGCGCCGCATCTCTATCCGCCGCGCCCCGACGGGTCGGACCCGCGCATCTGCCCGCTTTGCGGCAGTGGCAAGCTGCACCTGAAGACCGCGCGCTCCGGCGGGGCCTTTATCGGCTGCGGCAACTATCCCGAATGTCGTTTCACCCGGCCTCTGTCGGCGCCCGATGGCGACGATGAGGTTCAGGCACTCGACGGCAAGGTGCTGGGCTATGACGAGGAGCAGGCGATCACGCTGCGTGTCGGACGTTTCGGCCCTTACGTCCAGAAGGGCGAGCCGACCGAGGATGTGCCGAAACCCCCTCGCGCTTCGCTGCCCAAGGGTTGGAAACCCGAAGAAATCGACCTCGAAAAGGCGCTGCTGCTCTTGAGCCTGCCGCGCGAGATCGGCCCGCACCCCGAGGACGGCGAGTTGGTCGAAGCCGGGATCGGCCGCTACGGGCCCTACGTTAAGAAAGGCCGGATCTACGCGAACCTGCCGGAAGTGGACGAGGTCTTCACCATCGGCATGAACCGCGCCGTGGAAGTGATCGCCCAGAAAGCCGCCAAAGGCGGGCGCGGTGCCGCCGCGAAACCGCTCAAGGAGTTGGGCGAACACCCCGAGGGCGGCCCGATCACGGTCATGCCGGGGCGCTACGGTCCCTACGTCAAATGGGGCAAGATCAACGCGACCCTGCCGAAAGAGCTTGAACCGGAAGCCGTTACGCTCGAAGACGCGCTTCCGCTGATCGAGGCGAAGGCGGCCAAGAAGGGCGGCACGAAGAAGAAAGCCGCGCCTAAAAAAACGACCGCGAAGAAGCCTGCGGCCAAGAAACCGGCCGCCAAGAAGACCGCCGCGAAGAAACCCGCGGCGAAAAAGACGGCGGCCAAGAAGACCGACGAGGAGTGA
- the dprA gene encoding DNA-processing protein DprA encodes METDLFSYPTPFTPPTTEEDELSALRLIRSRRVGPTTFHRLIGEHGSATAALAALPEVARAAGVTDYTPFPEKQARAEIKAGKAAGALLLIHGGPDYPPALAQIDDAPPVLWALGQPELLTRPMIALVGARNASSLGLRMAKRLSEGLGEAGICVVSGLARGIDAAAHEAALLTGTIAVQAGGIDVIYPQENTTLARQIAETGLRLTEAPPGTQPQARHFPARNRIISGLSAGVVVVEAALKSGSLITARDALDQGREVMAVPGHPMDGRAGGCNALLRDGATLVRGPEDVLAALNARRATVARTAPEPSPRRSSGKPAPEPADLGTKILERLGPSPTAEDQVIRDLDVPAAAFSQALTALEIEGRIERHRGGLISRPV; translated from the coding sequence ATGGAAACAGATTTGTTTTCTTACCCCACCCCCTTCACCCCACCCACCACGGAAGAAGACGAACTATCTGCTCTTCGCCTCATTCGCTCCCGACGTGTCGGGCCCACAACTTTCCACAGATTGATCGGCGAACATGGCTCCGCGACGGCAGCGCTCGCGGCCCTGCCAGAGGTCGCACGCGCGGCGGGCGTCACCGATTACACCCCTTTCCCCGAGAAACAGGCCCGCGCAGAGATCAAGGCGGGCAAGGCCGCAGGGGCGCTGCTCCTGATTCATGGAGGGCCTGACTATCCCCCCGCGCTTGCGCAGATCGACGATGCGCCACCCGTGCTCTGGGCGCTTGGCCAGCCGGAGCTGCTCACCCGCCCGATGATCGCGCTAGTCGGTGCGCGCAACGCGTCCTCGCTGGGGCTGCGCATGGCGAAGCGGTTGAGCGAAGGTCTGGGCGAGGCGGGCATCTGCGTGGTCTCCGGGCTGGCGCGCGGGATCGATGCCGCCGCCCATGAGGCCGCCCTGCTCACCGGGACGATCGCGGTGCAGGCGGGTGGAATCGACGTGATCTACCCGCAGGAGAACACGACGCTTGCCCGACAGATCGCGGAGACCGGGCTGCGGCTGACCGAAGCCCCGCCCGGCACGCAGCCGCAGGCGCGCCACTTCCCTGCGCGCAACCGGATTATCTCGGGGCTCAGCGCCGGCGTCGTCGTGGTCGAAGCGGCCCTGAAATCCGGCAGCCTGATCACCGCGCGCGATGCGCTCGATCAGGGGCGCGAGGTAATGGCCGTCCCGGGACACCCGATGGACGGGCGCGCGGGCGGCTGCAACGCGCTGCTCCGCGACGGCGCGACATTGGTGCGCGGGCCCGAGGACGTGCTGGCCGCGCTCAATGCGCGGAGAGCGACCGTCGCCCGGACCGCACCCGAACCCAGCCCCCGGCGTTCGTCCGGAAAGCCAGCTCCGGAACCTGCCGATCTGGGCACGAAGATCCTCGAACGGCTCGGCCCCTCCCCCACCGCCGAGGATCAGGTGATCCGCGATCTCGACGTGCCGGCGGCGGCCTTTTCACAGGCCCTCACCGCACTCGAAATCGAGGGCCGAATAGAGCGCCATCGCGGCGGGCTGATCAGCCGCCCGGTTTAA